From Bacillus basilensis, a single genomic window includes:
- a CDS encoding TrmB family transcriptional regulator has translation MDEIIKELQKLGFSQYECKAYIGLLKHSPVTGYEVSKQTGVPRSMIYEVLGKLMDKGAVHIVPSEPVKYVPVPATELMNRMRKDFEKSFEFLDEKLNCLEQERQIDVISHIRSNDRVLKEICNIISRAKEELWISVWEDQVHEIEPYIHQKEEEGVHIFSILFGAPETKIGATFHHNYMTPHVVEKRMGGHLTVIARDGEEVLIANFSNDSTSWAVTTYDPALVLVATEYVRHDIMVEEITKEFGADKLDTLWRENIDLVHVVTGKRTLEGMEDDRDE, from the coding sequence ATGGATGAAATTATAAAGGAATTACAAAAATTAGGTTTTTCCCAATACGAATGTAAAGCTTATATTGGGCTGTTAAAACATTCCCCAGTAACTGGGTATGAAGTGAGTAAACAGACAGGAGTACCTCGTTCGATGATTTATGAAGTACTCGGTAAATTGATGGATAAAGGAGCGGTGCATATTGTTCCGTCAGAACCGGTGAAATATGTACCAGTACCCGCTACCGAGTTAATGAATCGAATGCGAAAAGACTTTGAGAAGTCCTTTGAATTTTTAGATGAGAAATTAAATTGTTTAGAGCAAGAGCGACAAATAGATGTAATTTCGCATATTCGCTCAAATGATCGTGTTTTAAAAGAAATATGCAATATAATTAGTAGAGCGAAGGAAGAGTTATGGATTTCTGTATGGGAAGATCAAGTACATGAAATTGAGCCATACATTCATCAAAAGGAAGAGGAAGGCGTACATATATTTTCAATCCTATTTGGCGCTCCAGAAACAAAAATAGGCGCGACGTTTCACCATAATTATATGACGCCCCACGTTGTTGAAAAGAGAATGGGTGGTCATTTAACTGTAATCGCGCGTGATGGGGAAGAAGTATTAATTGCGAATTTCTCAAATGATAGCACTTCATGGGCCGTTACAACATATGACCCAGCACTAGTTCTCGTTGCTACCGAGTATGTTCGGCACGATATTATGGTTGAAGAAATCACGAAGGAATTTGGAGCTGATAAGTTAGACACGTTATGGCGTGAAAATATAGATTTAGTTCATGTCGTAACAGGAAAACGAACTTTAGAAGGAATGGAGGATGATAGGGATGAGTAA
- a CDS encoding AzlC family ABC transporter permease: MSKAQAHVALQSDDTFQQGVKDCLPTVFGYLSIGIAAGVIAKTAGFSIIEIAFMSTLIYAGSAQFILAGMYAAGAPASAIIFTVFFVNLRHLLMSAALAPYFTKIPLFKNLIIGSQITDETFGVAVQHAAQKGYLGERWMIGLNVTAYLNWILATIIGGLFGEWIPDPHTYGMDYALPAMFIGLFVLQLISSKPKLAIHLSVAIVAIIIAYVSHLFMPDSIAVIIATLLAATIGVVIEKWK; the protein is encoded by the coding sequence ATGAGTAAAGCTCAGGCACATGTAGCTTTGCAGAGCGATGATACATTTCAGCAAGGAGTAAAAGATTGTTTACCAACTGTATTTGGTTATTTGAGTATCGGTATTGCAGCCGGTGTCATTGCAAAAACAGCAGGTTTCTCCATCATTGAAATTGCGTTTATGTCCACTTTAATTTATGCAGGTTCTGCCCAATTTATATTAGCTGGTATGTATGCAGCTGGTGCTCCTGCTTCTGCAATTATTTTCACTGTCTTTTTTGTTAATTTACGCCATTTATTAATGAGCGCAGCGCTTGCGCCGTATTTCACGAAAATTCCTCTATTTAAAAACTTAATCATCGGTTCGCAAATTACAGATGAAACTTTCGGCGTTGCAGTGCAGCATGCAGCGCAAAAAGGATATTTAGGTGAAAGATGGATGATTGGACTTAATGTAACAGCATATTTAAATTGGATACTTGCTACTATTATCGGGGGGCTGTTTGGCGAGTGGATACCAGACCCGCATACGTACGGAATGGATTATGCATTACCAGCGATGTTTATCGGGTTATTTGTACTTCAGCTCATAAGTAGTAAACCAAAACTAGCGATTCATTTAAGTGTTGCAATTGTAGCGATTATAATTGCGTACGTTTCACACTTATTTATGCCAGATAGTATAGCGGTT